Proteins from one Cryptomeria japonica chromosome 4, Sugi_1.0, whole genome shotgun sequence genomic window:
- the LOC131874817 gene encoding uncharacterized protein LOC131874817, translating to MASRGFEFPVSAGSSSIPVMFGSSASVPPTPLFGTTAVYAPAPSFPGTATYGPTSFFGGSAAYMLTPYRTAAYATTPLFGATTVCTPTSFFPIPAQSSALDVSFSIPSIRFSTPPMLFNPPAGNSTSTFVTPPTSFPFGTSATQSSSASQHSLAFSSFDSYSSPTGATTIKIPVCGQATALVQTTTSDAVTVPFSSRPTSATNSAAYPRFTLSSSEASMTTPAPSVIVNFGEWDRPMDIARQHDTFNLMLRQRMRQKYAAMVGRDQLYERVAREEVGRDWDLIERDQAQADWDSLQIQHGEARERETQMQIEVQQLYAKIEALKIEQDRVRGELEKLHQKEVQQLCTKIDALKVEQDPVQQLFAKIDALNVEQDRLQQICAKIDALKAEQDRVRGELETLHQMRTADIQVSQRMDARQRRMLA from the exons ATGGCGAGCAGAGGATTTGAATTCCCTGTATCAGCAGGCAGTTCATCAATTCCTGTCATGTTTGGATCTTCGGCTTCTGTGCCACCGACACCTCTCTTTGGCACCACTGCGGTTTACGCGCCTGCACCATCCTTCCCCGGCACTGCGACTTACGGGCCTACTTCTTTCTTCGGCGGCAGTGCAGCTTACATGCTTACACCTTACCGCACTGCGGCTTACGCGACTACGCCTCTCTTCGGTGCCACTACGGTTTGTACGCCTACGTCTTTCTTCCCAATCCCCGCGCAATCTTCTGCACTCGATGTGTCTTTCAGCATTCCGAGCATACGATTTTCTACACCACCCATGCTTTTCAACCCTCCGGCAGGAAATTCTACTTCGACTTTTGTTACTCCGCCCACTTCATTTCCTTTTGGAACCTCAGCGACTCAATCTTCCTCTGCATCTCAACATTCACTTGCGTTTAGCAGTTTTGATTCATATTCTTCACCCACTGGTGCAACTACAATTAAAATTCCCGTGTGTGGTCAAGCGACTGCGCTAGTACAGACCACTACTTCTGATGCTGTAACCGTGCCATTTTCATCACGACCAACTTCCGCTACCAATTCCGCTGCATATCCCCGTTTTACGTTATCGTCTTCAGAGGCATCTATGACAACTCCTGCACCTTCAGTAATAG TTAACTTTGGAGAGTGGGATAGGCCAATGGATATAGCGCGCCAACATGACACTTTTAATCTTATGTTGAGACAACGTATGCGACAGAAGTATGCTGCTATGGTAGGGAGGGATCAACTTTATGAGAGAGTAGCAAGGGAAGAGGTTGGAAGAGATTGGGACCTAATTGAGAGAGACCAAGCTCAAGCAGATTGGGATAGTCTGCAGATCCAACATGGTGAAGCGCGAGAGAGGGAGACACAAATGCAGATAGAGGTGCAACAACTATATGCTAAGATAGAGGCACTCAAAATAGAGCAAGATCGTGTGCGAGGAGAGCTCGAGAAACTTCATCAGAAAGAGGTGCAACAACTATGTACTAAGATAGATGCACTTAAAGTGGAGCAAGATCCTGTGCAACAACTATTTGCTAAGATAGATGCACTCAATGTAGAGCAAGATCGTCTGCAACAGATATGTGCCAAGATAGATGCACTCAAAGCAGAGCAAGATCGTGTGCGAGGAGAGCTCGAGACACTTCATCAGATGAGAACAGCAGATATACAAGTATCGCAGAGGATGGATGCACGACAACGGAGAATGCTAGCTTGA
- the LOC131874816 gene encoding uncharacterized protein LOC131874816 has translation MASRGFEFPVSAGSSSIPVMFGSSASVPPTPLFGTTAVYAPAPSFPGTATYGPTSFFGGSAAYMLTPYRTAAYATTPLFGATTVCTPTSFFPIPAQSSALDVSFSIPSIRFSTPPMLFNPPAGNSTSTFVTPPTSFPFGTSATQSSSASQHSLAFSSFDSYSSPTGATTIKIPVCGQATALVQTTTSDAVTVPFSSRPNSATNSAAYPRFTLSSSEASMTTPAPSVIVNFGEWDRPMDIARQHDTFNLMLRQRMRQKYAAMVGRDQLYERVAREEVGRDWALIERDQAQADWDSLQIQHDEARERETQMQTEVQQLDAKIEAFKIEQDRVRGELEKLHQTEVQQLCTKIDALKVEQDRVQQLFAKIDALNVEQDRLQQICAKIDALKAEQDRV, from the exons ATGGCGAGCAGAGGATTTGAATTCCCTGTATCAGCAGGGAGTTCATCAATTCCTGTCATGTTTGGATCTTCGGCTTCTGTGCCACCGACACCTCTCTTTGGCACCACTGCGGTTTACGCGCCTGCACCATCCTTCCCCGGCACTGCGACTTACGGGCCTACTTCTTTCTTCGGCGGCAGTGCAGCTTACATGCTTACACCTTACCGCACTGCGGCTTACGCGACTACGCCTCTCTTCGGTGCCACTACGGTTTGTACGCCTACGTCTTTCTTCCCAATCCCCGCGCAATCTTCTGCACTCGATGTGTCTTTCAGCATTCCGAGCATACGATTTTCTACACCACCCATGCTTTTCAACCCTCCGGCAGGAAATTCTACTTCGACTTTTGTTACTCCGCCCACTTCATTTCCTTTTGGAACCTCAGCCACTCAATCTTCCTCTGCATCTCAACATTCACTTGCGTTTAGCAGTTTTGATTCATATTCTTCACCCACCGGTGCAACTACAATTAAAATTCCTGTGTGTGGTCAAGCGACTGCGCTAGTACAGACCACTACTTCTGATGCTGTAACCGTGCCATTTTCATCACGACCAAATTCCGCTACCAATTCCGCTGCATATCCCCGTTTTACGTTATCGTCTTCAGAGGCATCTATGACAACTCCTGCACCTTCAGTAATAG TTAACTTCGGAGAGTGGGATAGGCCAATGGATATAGCGCGCCAACATGACACTTTTAATCTTATGTTGAGACAACGTATGCGACAGAAGTATGCTGCTATGGTAGGGAGGGATCAACTTTATGAGAGAGTAGCAAGGGAAGAGGTTGGAAGAGATTGGGCCCTAATTGAGAGAGACCAAGCTCAAGCAGATTGGGATAGTCTGCAGATCCAACATGATGAAGCGCGAGAGAGGGAGACACAAATGCAGACAGAGGTGCAACAACTAGATGCTAAGATAGAGGCATTCAAAATAGAGCAAGATCGTGTGCGAGGAGAGCTCGAGAAACTTCATCAGACAGAGGTGCAACAACTATGTACTAAGATAGATGCACTTAAAGTGGAGCAAGATCGTGTGCAACAACTATTTGCTAAGATAGATGCACTCAATGTAGAGCAAGATCGTCTGCAACAGATATGTGCCAAGATAGATGCACTCAAAGCAGAGCAAGATCGTGTGTGA